The following proteins are co-located in the Cyanobacterium stanieri LEGE 03274 genome:
- a CDS encoding alpha/beta fold hydrolase — translation MNINTKKGFLKIRDFNHYYEWIKQEDNQPKPVMVFIHGWGGSCRYWRTTARAIAPYFDCLLYDMRGFGQSQEKTIHDQTQSYELEEYAQDLVALLQGFNLEKVYLNSHSMGASIATLFLSIAPEKVEKAILTSNGIFTYNRLAFALFHQISEYVVKFRYNWLLKIPFAEKFFMARFLHQPIAKHMSIAFLEDFLMADCQTALHTIYTSVSKKSVETISQAYQNISLPTLLISGEKDQIIPANMGKSAALLNPEMIKYQVIKATGHFPMLEDSKTYLKVMGNFLNLEFN, via the coding sequence ATGAATATTAATACAAAAAAAGGCTTTCTGAAAATAAGAGATTTTAATCATTATTATGAGTGGATAAAACAAGAAGATAACCAACCTAAGCCCGTTATGGTATTTATCCACGGTTGGGGTGGTTCTTGTCGTTACTGGCGTACTACAGCAAGGGCGATCGCTCCTTATTTCGACTGTTTATTATATGACATGAGGGGTTTTGGTCAGTCTCAAGAAAAAACAATCCATGATCAAACTCAATCCTATGAATTAGAAGAATATGCCCAAGACTTAGTCGCCCTTCTCCAAGGCTTTAATCTTGAGAAAGTATATCTTAATTCCCACTCTATGGGCGCATCCATCGCCACCCTATTCCTCTCCATTGCCCCTGAAAAAGTAGAAAAAGCCATCTTAACCTCCAATGGCATCTTCACCTATAACCGCCTTGCTTTTGCACTCTTTCATCAGATAAGCGAATATGTCGTCAAATTTCGCTATAACTGGTTATTAAAAATTCCCTTCGCCGAAAAATTTTTTATGGCAAGATTTTTACATCAACCCATTGCGAAACATATGAGCATCGCTTTTTTAGAAGACTTTTTAATGGCAGACTGTCAAACTGCCCTTCATACCATCTACACCTCCGTTAGTAAAAAATCCGTAGAAACCATCTCCCAAGCCTATCAAAATATTTCCCTACCCACCCTCCTAATCTCAGGGGAAAAAGACCAAATAATTCCCGCCAATATGGGTAAATCCGCAGCCTTACTCAACCCGGAAATGATTAAATATCAAGTCATCAAAGCCACAGGACATTTTCCCATGTTAGAAGATAGCAAGACTTATTTAAAGGTAATGGGGAATTTTTTAAACTTAGAATTTAATTAA